In a genomic window of Piliocolobus tephrosceles isolate RC106 chromosome 1, ASM277652v3, whole genome shotgun sequence:
- the IGSF8 gene encoding immunoglobulin superfamily member 8 has protein sequence MGALRSTLLPPSPPPPLLLLLLLMLGMGCWAREVLVPEGPLYRVTGTAVSISCNVTGYEGPAQQNFEWFLYRPEAPDTALGIVSTKDTQFSYAIFKSRVVAGEVQVQRLQGDAVVLKIAHLQAQDAGIYECHTPSTDTRYLGSYSGKVELRVLPDALQVSAAPPGPRGRQAPTSPPRLMVHEGQELALGCLARTSTQKHTHLAVSFGRSVPEAPVGRATLQEVVGIRSDLAVEAGAPYAERLAAGELRLGKEGTDRYRMVVGGAQAGDAGTYHCTAAEWIQDPDGSWAQIAEKRAVLAHVDVQTLSSQLAVTVGPGERRIGPGEPLELLCNVSGALPPAGRHAAYSVGWEMAPAGAPGPGRLVAQLDTEGVGSLGPGYEGRHIAMEKVASRTYRLRLEAARPGDAGTYRCLAKAYVRGSGTRLREAASARSRPLPVHVREEGVVLEAVAWLAGGTVYRGETASLLCNISVRGGPPGLRLSASWWVERPEDGELSSVPAQLVGGVGQDGVAELGVRPGGGPVSVELVAPRSHRLRLHSLGPEDEGVYHCAPSAWVQHADYSWYQAGSARSGPVTVYPYMHALDTLFVPLLVGTGVALVTGATVLGTITCCFMKRLRKR, from the exons GAATGGGATGCTGGGCCCGGGAGGTGCTGGTCCCCGAGGGGCCCTTGTACCGCGTGACTGGAACAGCTGTCTCCATCTCCTGCAATGTGACCGGCTACGAGGGCCCTGCCCAGCAGAACTTCGAGTGGTTCCTGTATAGGCCTGAGGCCCCAGATACTGCACTGGGCATTGTCAGTACCAAGGATACCCAGTTCTCCTATGCTATCTTCAAGTCCCGAGTGGTGGCGGGTGAGGTGCAGGTGCAGCGCCTACAAGGTGATGCCGTGGTGCTCAAGATTGCCCACCTGCAGGCCCAGGATGCTGGCATTTATGAGTGCCACACCCCCTCCACTGATACCCGCTACCTGGGCAGCTACAGCGGCAAGGTGGAGCTGAGAG TTCTTCCAGATGCCCTCCAGGTGTCTGCTGCCCCCCCAGGGCCCCGAGGCCGCCAGGCCCCAACCTCACCCCCACGCCTGATGGTGCATGAGGGGCAGGAGCTGGCACTGGGCTGCCTGGCGAGGACAAGCACACAGAAGCACACACACCTGGCTGTGTCCTTTGGGCGATCTGTGCCTGAGGCACCAGTTGGGCGAGCAACTCTGCAGGAAGTCGTGGGAATCCGGTCAGACTTGGCCGTGGAGGCCGGAGCTCCCTATGCTGAGCGACTGGCTGCAGGGGAGCTTCGTCTGGGCAAGGAAGGGACCGATCGGTACCGCATGGTAGTAGGGGGTGCCCAGGCAGGGGACGCAGGCACCTACCACTGCACTGCGGCTGAGTGGATTCAGGATCCTGATGGCAGCTGGGCCCAGATCGCAGAGAAAAGGGCTGTCCTGGCCCACGTGGACGTGCAGACACTGT CCAGCCAGCTGGCAGTAACAGTGGGGCCTGGTGAACGTCGGATCGGCCCAGGGGAGCCCTTGGAACTGCTGTGCAATGTGTCAGGGGCACTTCCCCCAGCAGGCCGTCATGCTGCATACTCTGTAGGTTGGGAGATGGCACCTGCGGGGGCACCTGGGCCTGGCCGCCTGGTAGCCCAGCTGGACACAGAGGGTGTGGGCAGCCTGGGCCCTGGCTATGAGGGCCGACACATTGCCATGGAGAAGGTGGCATCCAGAACATACCGGCTACGGCTAGAGGCTGCCAGGCCTGGTGATGCGGGCACCTACCGCTGCCTCGCCAAAGCCTACGTTCGGGGATCTGGGACCCGGCTTCGTGAAGCAGCCAGTGCCCGTTCCCGGCCTCTCCCTGTGCACGTGCGAGAGGAAG GCGTGGTGCTGGAGGCTGTGGCGTGGCTAGCAGGAGGCACAGTGTACCGGGGGGAGACTGCCTCCCTGCTGTGCAACATCTCTGTGCGGGGTGGCCCCCCAGGACTGCGGCTGTCCGCCAGCTGGTGGGTGGAGCGACCAGAGGACGGAGAGCTCAGCTCTGTCCCTGCCCAGCTGGTGGGTGGCGTGGGCCAGGATggtgtggcagagctgggagtcCGGCCCGGAGGAGGCCCTGTCAGCGTAGAGCTGGTGGCGCCCCGAAGCCATCGGCTGAGACTGCACAGCTTGGGGCCCGAGGATGAAGGCGTGTACCACTGCGCCCCCAGCGCCTGGGTGCAGCATGCCGACTACAGCTGGTACCAGGCGGGCAGTGCCCGCTCAGGGCCTGTTACAGTCTACCCCTACATGCATG CCCTGGACACCCTGTTTGTGCCTCTGCTGGTGGGTACAGGGGTGGCCCTAGTCACTGGTGCCACTGTCCTTGGTACCATCACTTGCTGCTTCATGAAGAGGCTTCGAAAACGGTGA